The following nucleotide sequence is from Desulfosporosinus sp. Sb-LF.
GTCGAGCGCATTTGTATCATTTATCTATACTCTTTCTAATATATTTTTGGCGCCCTTCACTGGAATATTTAGAACAGCAACTACACGTGGAGTTGAAACCCAAGCGGTTTTAGAACCGGCTATTGTTGTTGCTATCATTGTCTATGCTGTGATCGCATGGGGAATAGCAAAACTAATCGAGATTTCGCGAAAAACGTGAATGGTATTAGAGAAATGACTATGGCTCTCTTCCGATACGATCATGAAGACACGTAATAGGACGGCGACAATAATGTCGAATCGTCCTTTTTATTTAGGGTATGTGTATAATGTTATGAGAATCCTTTTTACCTAATACTCAAAAAGGGGGGCCTAATGATAGAGAGAGTTATCAAAACGGTAAACCCGCTCCATGTTTTTTTACTCTCTAGCTCTATAGTAATCTTACTGATGTCAGCGATTCACCCAAAAGACCTCTTTACTTGGTTTCTTGAAGTTTTTCCTGCCTTAATTGGATTAGGAGTTCTTATTGCAACGTATCATCGATTTCGCTTGACCAACTTAGTGTACATACTTATATGGATCCATGTAATAATTCTTATAATTGGCGGCACTACACCTACGCAGAAATGCCTCTATTTAATTGGTTAAGAGATACCTTTGATCTGGCTAGGAACTACTATGACCGGCTAGGACATTTTGCACAAGGTTTTATTCCTGCAATTCTCGTCAGAGAAATATTGTTGAGAAAATCCCCTTTAAAGACTGGGAAATTGTTATTTTTTATTGTAGTTAGCATTTGTCTGGCAATCAGTGCGACCTATGAATTAATAGAATGGGGCGTTGCGGAAGCAACGGGTACTGCGGCTGAAGCGTTTTTAGGAACGCAGGGAGATGTATGGGATACACAATGGGATATGTTTTTTGCCTTGATAGGGGGAATCATTGGGCTTGTATCCTTGACAAAGATTCATGACAAGAATTTGGAAGATATTAATAAAACTTGTGGTTAACTTATTGTCAAATACCTGAGAAGGCAAGTATATTTGTAATTTAGGAGGTTTGAAAATGGCTGATGAACTATTACTTGGAACATCGATCCTTGAAATAATCAAAAAGAGGATATCGGTTAGGACATATCTCGAACACCCTCTAACGTCTGAAACAAAAGATAATTTAAGGGCATTCTATTCTTCCATCAGTGGTCCGTTTGGCGTACCAATTAGGTTCGAACTTATTGAAAGTGATTTAGCGCTGAAGGGGTCAAATATAAAGCTAGGGACGTATGGTGTAATTAAAGGTGCATCGACCTACGTCGTTGCAGCCGTGGTAAAATCAAATAAGGACTTAGAGGAATTTGGATATGTGCTCGAAAAATTGATATTATATGCAACTTCATTGGGCCTGGGTACCTGTTGGCTCGGGGGCACTTTTAAAAAGAGCGAATTCTCCAAAGCAATTAAGCAAAAAGATAATGAATCATTACCTTGTATCACACCTATCGGATCTCCGAGTAGTCGTAAGAGTTTTTTGGAATCCGCTATGAGATTTGCTGTCGGTTCAAACAACAGAAAAAGTTGGGAAGAGCTATTCTACAAAGGTGATTTTGGTCATAAATTGCCTGAGTCAGAGGCCGGAAAATACGCTGTCCCTCTTAAAATGCTCCGTCTTGCCCCTTCCGCATCTAATAAGCAACCATGGAGGATTATTCAAGACAAAACTAAACTTCATTTCTACTTACAACATACTAAAGGATACGCAAAACAACAGGCTCATGATTTGCAAAGAGTTGATATAGGTATTGCCATGTGTCATTTTGAACTGACGGCCAAAGAGATGGGAATAGTTGGGAAATGGGTAATAAGTGATCCGGATGCTATCAGTACACCAGTAAACACCGAGTATGTAG
It contains:
- a CDS encoding YggT family protein: MENVKNMEDVRYWQRIVYYILGVIEVLLAFRLVFKLLGANPSSAFVSFIYTLSNIFLAPFTGIFRTATTRGVETQAVLEPAIVVAIIVYAVIAWGIAKLIEISRKT
- a CDS encoding nitroreductase family protein, whose amino-acid sequence is MADELLLGTSILEIIKKRISVRTYLEHPLTSETKDNLRAFYSSISGPFGVPIRFELIESDLALKGSNIKLGTYGVIKGASTYVVAAVVKSNKDLEEFGYVLEKLILYATSLGLGTCWLGGTFKKSEFSKAIKQKDNESLPCITPIGSPSSRKSFLESAMRFAVGSNNRKSWEELFYKGDFGHKLPESEAGKYAVPLKMLRLAPSASNKQPWRIIQDKTKLHFYLQHTKGYAKQQAHDLQRVDIGIAMCHFELTAKEMGIVGKWVISDPDAISTPVNTEYVVSWVEVS